The Brevibacillus choshinensis genome includes a region encoding these proteins:
- a CDS encoding MFS transporter has product MTGNAAVWLITGAFTLFIVGTDVFVVSPLLPSIAAEFSLTPAVAGWLVTAMAIMYACGSPVMGALFDRFSDRRRLILWGGLTLFCLANLWTGFSSSFGALLASRAVAGLALAAIAPCVYAFVSDLAPARRRAAWLSVVVSGNLTGLWAGTPLGTLIADQYGWRFTFWLIAALSFLLSWINLAIWPKGSQSRPSTHGPAPSVALMFRSVLVTVYWAAAMYGVYTYLGTALAEDIGFLPSQVAASLIAYGVGAMLGSLNGGGLADKWGAKTISSTSLLALVACLGCVGLFYQQGIWLFGVLFIWAFVGYAFVPSYQSRLAREYPDSLGRIMAWNITGMYIGMTIGSYVGGPVYQAWGFTVLACLCAAVALVAGLCSLRPAPRQKEAEQPLPFRF; this is encoded by the coding sequence GTGACGGGGAACGCTGCCGTTTGGTTGATCACAGGTGCTTTTACATTGTTCATCGTAGGAACAGATGTCTTTGTCGTCTCCCCCTTGCTGCCATCCATCGCAGCGGAGTTTTCGCTGACGCCTGCCGTAGCTGGTTGGCTCGTGACTGCCATGGCCATCATGTACGCTTGTGGTTCACCGGTGATGGGGGCTTTGTTCGACCGTTTCTCAGATCGACGCCGTCTCATTTTGTGGGGTGGTCTGACCCTATTTTGTCTCGCTAATCTGTGGACCGGCTTTTCCTCATCCTTTGGCGCACTCCTGGCTAGTCGAGCAGTGGCTGGACTTGCGCTCGCCGCCATTGCACCATGCGTTTACGCCTTTGTCAGTGATCTTGCTCCCGCTCGTCGCAGAGCAGCCTGGTTGTCCGTCGTCGTGTCGGGGAATTTGACCGGATTGTGGGCAGGCACTCCGCTCGGCACCTTGATCGCTGACCAGTACGGATGGCGCTTTACGTTTTGGCTCATCGCCGCACTCAGCTTTTTGTTGTCATGGATCAACCTCGCCATTTGGCCAAAGGGAAGCCAGTCACGTCCGTCGACGCATGGACCAGCTCCGTCTGTCGCATTGATGTTTCGCTCCGTTCTCGTCACGGTGTATTGGGCCGCTGCCATGTACGGGGTGTACACCTATCTGGGGACCGCTCTGGCAGAAGATATCGGCTTTCTCCCCTCTCAGGTCGCAGCTTCCCTGATTGCGTATGGGGTCGGAGCCATGCTCGGCAGCTTGAACGGTGGAGGATTGGCAGATAAATGGGGGGCGAAAACCATTTCTTCTACCAGTCTGCTAGCCTTGGTCGCTTGTCTTGGTTGTGTAGGGTTATTTTATCAGCAGGGGATCTGGCTATTTGGGGTTTTGTTTATATGGGCGTTTGTAGGCTATGCCTTTGTCCCTTCTTATCAATCTCGACTTGCACGAGAATATCCCGATTCCCTCGGAAGAATCATGGCGTGGAACATCACGGGCATGTACATCGGAATGACGATCGGTTCTTATGTGGGCGGACCTGTGTATCAGGCCTGGGGCTTTACGGTGCTCGCTTGTCTGTGCGCCGCCGTTGCGCTCGTCGCAGGTCTGTGTAGCCTGCGCCCTGCTCCCAGACAAAAAGAAGCGGAACAGCCTCTGCCGTTCCGCTTCTAA
- a CDS encoding copper amine oxidase N-terminal domain-containing protein codes for MKTIRTGMMTLAALAVLGTNVVSATSEPVKELSVNVNGQHIEQQAIFDKGQQTVLVPLRDVAESLGFQVKWNAELKAAEVNKGAIFSYAKVGEDRYPFAKMYKTLGAEPRLLNGNTYVPVAFVDEILQAEVNVTDDAVTVVDEESDAAPVRTGTITTIHKSEDGKVSFQLNGYETGIILHVNEDTKITTADGKELKPQDLKLGMEVEATHQKMMAMSMPPQSGAVSIVVKSSLETPEVVGTAGNVVSIEKDQEGTCKMLVEGQGLTENAPEKVALIINKDTKIVSAKDNKTLTPEDLKADMKVFAYYGPKLTRSLPPIGVAEKIVVE; via the coding sequence ATGAAAACAATACGTACAGGCATGATGACTTTGGCGGCACTGGCCGTTTTGGGAACAAACGTGGTATCGGCGACCTCCGAACCAGTAAAAGAACTTTCCGTAAACGTAAACGGACAGCATATCGAGCAACAGGCGATTTTCGATAAAGGTCAACAAACCGTTTTGGTTCCACTCCGTGACGTTGCTGAATCCCTCGGTTTCCAAGTGAAGTGGAACGCTGAGCTGAAAGCAGCAGAAGTAAACAAAGGAGCTATCTTCAGCTACGCGAAAGTCGGAGAAGATCGCTACCCATTTGCGAAAATGTACAAAACCTTGGGCGCAGAACCAAGACTGCTGAATGGTAACACCTACGTGCCAGTGGCATTCGTAGACGAAATCCTGCAAGCAGAAGTAAACGTCACAGACGATGCCGTAACAGTCGTAGACGAAGAGTCTGATGCAGCTCCTGTACGTACCGGCACCATCACCACCATCCATAAAAGCGAGGATGGCAAAGTATCCTTCCAGTTGAACGGGTACGAGACTGGAATCATTCTGCACGTAAATGAAGATACCAAAATCACGACAGCAGACGGAAAAGAGCTGAAGCCACAAGACCTGAAGCTGGGTATGGAAGTCGAAGCGACACACCAAAAAATGATGGCGATGAGCATGCCGCCACAATCCGGTGCGGTCAGCATCGTAGTGAAAAGCAGCCTGGAAACACCTGAGGTAGTAGGTACAGCAGGTAACGTGGTAAGCATCGAGAAAGACCAGGAAGGCACCTGCAAAATGCTGGTAGAAGGACAGGGACTGACTGAGAATGCACCTGAAAAAGTAGCGCTGATCATCAACAAAGATACCAAAATCGTGAGCGCGAAAGATAACAAAACACTTACGCCAGAGGATCTGAAAGCAGACATGAAAGTATTTGCTTACTACGGTCCAAAATTGACTCGCAGCCTGCCACCAATCGGTGTAGCTGAGAAAATCGTAGTAGAATAA
- the yunB gene encoding sporulation protein YunB: MRRRIGGWQRRGRRALAITLFMIIGLFALFLIAEKRIEPTLMLIAQAKVDQIAKLAITDAVTKRLSQQGVDFNEVVLMEKDQEGSIKAVNFNFREYSRIVGETTARIQNRLKEFEQENVKTTVPLGLATKNVFLEHLGPDIPISFVPIGAVKTRLETGLKQAGINMVLVTVYIYVEVDLRVIIPFATQQQTVTTQIPITEALIVGKVPTYLYNNPSGKPDVPMPRSGQIINQQP; the protein is encoded by the coding sequence GTGCGTCGGAGAATAGGTGGATGGCAAAGACGGGGCAGGAGAGCCTTGGCGATAACCTTGTTCATGATCATCGGGTTGTTTGCTCTGTTCCTCATCGCGGAAAAACGAATTGAACCAACGCTGATGTTGATTGCTCAGGCAAAAGTGGATCAAATAGCGAAGCTAGCCATTACGGATGCCGTCACCAAGCGTCTTAGCCAGCAGGGGGTTGATTTCAATGAAGTCGTCCTCATGGAAAAGGATCAGGAAGGCAGCATCAAGGCGGTTAACTTTAATTTTCGTGAGTACTCCCGGATCGTTGGAGAGACAACGGCGCGGATTCAAAATCGCCTGAAGGAATTTGAGCAAGAAAACGTCAAAACGACTGTTCCGCTCGGGCTGGCAACGAAAAACGTCTTTTTGGAGCACTTGGGGCCTGACATTCCGATTTCTTTTGTTCCCATCGGCGCCGTCAAAACGAGGCTAGAAACAGGGCTGAAGCAAGCGGGAATCAACATGGTGCTGGTCACCGTCTACATTTACGTCGAAGTAGACTTACGGGTGATTATCCCGTTTGCCACCCAACAGCAGACGGTCACGACACAGATTCCGATCACGGAAGCCCTAATTGTCGGCAAGGTTCCGACCTATCTTTACAACAACCCGTCAGGCAAGCCGGACGTACCGATGCCACGCAGCGGTCAGATCATCAATCAGCAGCCCTGA
- a CDS encoding calcium-translocating P-type ATPase, SERCA-type, with the protein MDTQPIRKWYTLAATDVTEALHSDAAQGLTQQEAERRLAKQGANQLAENKRKPLFTVFLDQFKDFMVLILFIATLISYFLGEYLDAITIIAIIIINGILGFIQEAKAERSLQALKELASPMARVMRDGKLSMMPASRLVPGDLVWLEAGDRVPADMRLVSANRLEVEESALTGESLPVSKSIKRLEVASVAQVPLGDQKNLAFMGTMVTGGTGNGIVVATGMGTEIGKIAHLMNTAEEVETPLQVRLEQMGKILVVVAVLLTIVVIAAGVWHGHELFTMFLAGVSLAVAAIPEGLPAIVTVALALGVQRMIRRNAIVRKLPSVETLGCASVICSDKTGTLTQNKMTVTQVWHSNTLYDVSGSGYAPEGAFLLQGKMVSPGRDGALNQILRIAERCNNARLTCEEQSTRNLLGMGKTSRYWHVVGDPTEGALKVLAAKGQNGTVDRGKLGHQSVRVEELPFDSDRKMMSVVEKGSDGVHSLLTKGAVEAVLARSTHILWKGELQPLSATIRHQVLEQTEAMAGKALRVLAFAYKTLQGYRPGQPIGSVENNLVFVGVAGMIDPPREEVRPAINLCHQAGIKTVMITGDHKVTAEAIARQIGLVRGYGEVLEGRDLDNLSDTQLGEYVERVSVYARVSPEHKLRIVRALQSKGHVVAMTGDGVNDAPAIKTSDIGIAMGITGTDVTKEAADLVLRDDNFATIVSAVEEGRNIYDNIRKFIRYLLASNVGEILVMFFAMLLGLPLPMVPIQILWVNLVTDGLPAMALGVDQAEADTMYQHPRNKAENIFSRGLGWKIISRGFLIGAMTLLAFWLTLHENPNDLVHAQTVAFVTLVMAQLIHVFDCRSQYSVFHRNVFENKYLVWAVISSLVLVLGVVYIDALQPIFKTTDLSFRDWALILVTSGVPTFVAGIGGVLTSGRPKANKQKQKRPSMRTVRPD; encoded by the coding sequence GTGGATACACAGCCAATTCGAAAATGGTACACGCTGGCAGCGACCGACGTGACCGAAGCCCTTCATAGCGATGCGGCGCAGGGATTGACTCAGCAGGAGGCGGAGCGGCGACTGGCAAAACAAGGTGCCAACCAGTTGGCTGAAAACAAACGGAAGCCTCTCTTTACGGTCTTTCTCGATCAATTCAAGGATTTTATGGTACTCATCCTGTTCATTGCTACCTTGATTTCCTACTTCCTCGGAGAGTACCTGGATGCCATCACGATTATCGCGATCATCATCATTAACGGGATTCTCGGGTTCATTCAGGAGGCCAAGGCAGAGCGATCCTTGCAAGCACTAAAGGAGCTGGCATCCCCGATGGCGCGGGTCATGAGGGATGGGAAACTTTCGATGATGCCTGCCTCCCGATTGGTACCGGGAGATTTGGTATGGCTGGAAGCGGGAGATCGGGTCCCAGCAGATATGCGCCTGGTTTCTGCCAATCGCCTGGAAGTCGAAGAATCGGCACTGACGGGAGAATCGCTGCCCGTTAGTAAATCGATCAAAAGGCTAGAGGTAGCCTCCGTCGCACAAGTACCGCTGGGAGACCAGAAAAACCTCGCCTTTATGGGAACCATGGTCACCGGAGGAACGGGGAACGGCATCGTGGTCGCCACCGGGATGGGGACAGAGATCGGCAAGATTGCGCATCTGATGAACACCGCCGAAGAAGTCGAGACCCCTTTACAAGTGCGTCTGGAGCAGATGGGCAAAATTCTCGTTGTCGTCGCCGTTCTTCTCACCATCGTGGTGATCGCCGCAGGGGTATGGCATGGACATGAGCTGTTTACGATGTTCCTCGCAGGGGTCAGCTTGGCCGTAGCAGCGATTCCTGAAGGTTTGCCGGCAATCGTCACCGTAGCGCTTGCCCTCGGTGTACAGCGGATGATTCGGCGCAATGCGATCGTGCGCAAGCTGCCTTCAGTAGAGACGCTCGGCTGCGCCTCAGTCATTTGTTCGGACAAAACTGGGACGCTCACCCAGAACAAAATGACCGTCACGCAGGTATGGCATAGTAATACGCTCTATGATGTGAGCGGCAGCGGGTACGCACCTGAGGGGGCGTTTCTCCTCCAAGGAAAAATGGTATCTCCGGGGCGGGATGGCGCTCTCAATCAAATATTGCGTATCGCGGAGCGCTGCAATAACGCTCGCTTGACCTGCGAGGAGCAGAGCACGCGCAATCTGTTGGGGATGGGCAAAACGAGTCGCTACTGGCATGTCGTGGGAGACCCAACAGAAGGAGCGCTCAAGGTACTGGCGGCAAAAGGACAAAATGGCACTGTCGATCGGGGGAAATTGGGTCATCAGTCCGTCCGGGTCGAGGAGCTTCCGTTTGATTCCGACCGAAAAATGATGTCCGTCGTGGAAAAAGGCTCAGACGGTGTACATTCTCTCTTGACCAAAGGAGCAGTTGAAGCGGTATTGGCGCGTTCTACTCACATTCTCTGGAAAGGGGAGCTGCAGCCGCTCTCTGCTACGATTCGTCATCAGGTGCTGGAGCAAACCGAAGCCATGGCAGGCAAAGCACTGCGTGTCTTGGCCTTTGCTTACAAGACTCTGCAAGGCTATCGCCCTGGTCAACCGATCGGCTCCGTCGAAAACAATCTTGTCTTTGTCGGAGTGGCAGGCATGATCGACCCGCCTCGGGAAGAAGTGCGCCCAGCGATCAACTTGTGCCACCAGGCAGGAATCAAGACCGTCATGATTACAGGTGACCACAAGGTGACGGCCGAAGCGATTGCCCGACAAATTGGTCTGGTGCGCGGGTATGGCGAAGTATTGGAAGGGCGCGACCTGGATAACTTGTCCGATACCCAACTGGGAGAGTACGTAGAGAGGGTATCGGTCTACGCTCGTGTCTCTCCTGAACACAAGCTGCGCATTGTACGTGCCTTGCAGAGCAAAGGGCATGTCGTAGCGATGACGGGGGATGGAGTGAACGACGCTCCGGCTATCAAAACGTCGGATATCGGAATTGCCATGGGCATCACAGGTACCGACGTGACCAAGGAAGCTGCTGATCTGGTGCTTCGTGATGACAATTTCGCTACGATCGTCTCTGCCGTGGAGGAAGGGCGGAATATCTACGACAACATCCGCAAATTCATCCGCTATCTGTTGGCTTCCAACGTAGGGGAAATTCTCGTCATGTTTTTTGCGATGCTGCTTGGCTTGCCACTGCCTATGGTTCCGATCCAGATCCTGTGGGTCAACCTGGTGACAGACGGATTGCCCGCCATGGCATTAGGGGTGGATCAGGCGGAAGCGGACACGATGTATCAGCATCCTCGAAACAAGGCGGAAAATATATTCAGCAGGGGACTGGGCTGGAAAATCATCAGCCGCGGTTTTCTGATCGGGGCGATGACACTCCTCGCTTTCTGGCTGACGTTGCACGAAAATCCAAACGACCTGGTGCACGCGCAGACCGTCGCCTTCGTCACCTTGGTCATGGCACAGCTGATTCACGTCTTTGATTGCCGCAGTCAGTACAGTGTCTTTCACCGCAATGTCTTTGAAAACAAATACCTGGTCTGGGCTGTGATTTCGTCACTTGTACTCGTTCTCGGTGTCGTCTACATCGATGCCCTGCAGCCGATCTTCAAGACGACCGACCTGTCCTTCCGCGATTGGGCGTTGATTCTAGTGACTTCCGGAGTACCTACATTTGTAGCAGGAATCGGCGGGGTATTGACCAGCGGCCGTCCAAAGGCAAACAAGCAAAAGCAAAAGCGCCCGTCCATGCGTACCGTGCGTCCTGACTAA
- the ytaF gene encoding sporulation membrane protein YtaF — protein MSGWLSLLLVSLAISMDSVSVGLTYGLRNMRMPFLSLVVVSGCSFVVVYGVMMIGSSLTYWLTPEIGKQIGAAVLILMGLFTLWRLVSPRAAAEEEQSPREIVLVEKQGEPELTVLSQFRMFGLMIQILRDPARADTDRSGHIMGWEAVMLGLALSLDAFGAGISLTFLGYSPLVVALCIAVMSALLLAIGLSLGRRAGQSKWIAKLTWLPPILLICIGVAKSFK, from the coding sequence ATGAGCGGATGGCTCTCGCTCCTGCTCGTTTCCCTGGCCATCAGTATGGACAGTGTCAGCGTAGGATTGACGTATGGGCTGCGTAACATGAGAATGCCATTCTTGTCGCTTGTCGTCGTGTCTGGATGTTCGTTTGTCGTCGTATATGGTGTCATGATGATTGGTTCGTCTCTGACCTATTGGCTAACGCCGGAAATCGGGAAGCAGATCGGGGCAGCAGTCCTAATCCTGATGGGACTATTCACGCTGTGGCGGCTCGTTTCGCCGCGCGCAGCCGCCGAAGAAGAGCAGAGCCCCCGAGAAATCGTGCTGGTTGAGAAGCAGGGAGAGCCAGAGTTGACTGTGCTCTCGCAATTTCGCATGTTTGGATTGATGATTCAGATTCTTCGCGATCCCGCTCGGGCAGATACGGACCGTTCGGGGCATATCATGGGCTGGGAAGCCGTTATGCTCGGATTGGCCCTGTCACTCGATGCGTTTGGTGCTGGGATCAGTCTTACATTTCTCGGCTATTCACCACTGGTAGTCGCTCTCTGCATCGCCGTAATGAGCGCTTTGCTGTTGGCGATCGGGCTGTCACTGGGGCGACGTGCAGGTCAGAGTAAGTGGATTGCCAAGCTGACCTGGCTGCCGCCTATCTTGTTGATTTGCATCGGAGTCGCGAAAAGCTTTAAATAA
- a CDS encoding sporulation protein: MLKKLMAKLGVGAAKVDLQLDRSGYRLGETMTGVVRIEGGNVEQRISDLSAIFMMKAYVKGQEVTKPVQLFPVRSNFTVQPKPSVLEIPFAFELPEGLAMSTPSIQYYLHTKLDVEMALDPTDMDYIQVLPPVAVERVIHALDRLDLRQKSDSGKLTPYGQEFSFFPATNLGIPLKELEVIFFAAPGELKLLVELDLATGFLRREVEYKAEIVIPQELLEAGQEEELSRFLLETIREYANNPSSIPYVSMAAYRQGQYGTHSHRGGGMGGMIGGMAAGFLGGMLLNEIMFGDEEVASDEMGGDEGEDGGMDFDFGGFDEEL; encoded by the coding sequence ATGCTAAAAAAGCTGATGGCCAAATTAGGTGTGGGCGCAGCCAAGGTTGACCTGCAATTGGATCGTTCCGGGTACCGCCTCGGCGAAACGATGACAGGTGTCGTCCGTATCGAGGGCGGCAATGTCGAACAACGGATTTCCGATTTGAGTGCTATTTTCATGATGAAGGCGTACGTGAAGGGACAAGAAGTCACGAAGCCGGTGCAGCTGTTCCCGGTAAGAAGCAACTTCACGGTGCAGCCAAAGCCATCTGTGTTGGAAATTCCTTTTGCTTTTGAATTGCCAGAAGGTTTGGCCATGTCCACACCGTCTATTCAATATTACCTGCATACCAAGCTAGATGTAGAGATGGCTCTGGACCCGACGGATATGGACTATATTCAGGTGCTTCCACCTGTAGCGGTAGAACGTGTCATACATGCCTTGGATCGTCTAGATCTGAGACAAAAATCGGATTCCGGCAAACTGACGCCGTACGGTCAGGAGTTTTCCTTTTTCCCAGCTACGAATCTGGGGATTCCGCTGAAGGAGCTAGAGGTCATCTTCTTCGCAGCGCCAGGCGAGCTCAAGCTGCTGGTTGAGCTGGATCTGGCTACGGGTTTCCTGAGACGCGAGGTGGAGTATAAAGCAGAGATCGTGATTCCACAGGAACTGCTGGAAGCAGGGCAGGAGGAAGAGCTCTCTCGCTTTCTGTTGGAGACGATCCGCGAATACGCAAACAACCCGAGCTCTATCCCGTACGTATCGATGGCCGCATATCGTCAAGGACAGTACGGTACTCATTCGCACCGCGGGGGCGGAATGGGCGGCATGATTGGCGGTATGGCAGCAGGATTCCTAGGCGGAATGCTGCTGAACGAAATAATGTTCGGCGATGAGGAAGTCGCTTCGGACGAAATGGGCGGAGACGAAGGCGAAGACGGCGGTATGGACTTTGACTTCGGTGGATTTGACGAAGAGCTGTAA
- a CDS encoding arginase family protein codes for MAIKVNVVGIPHFAGAYVSGTELAPDALRKAGLIGYLQQMGLDVRDVGNLTLPDEMPRHNVPPVRNWPAPRMLWDLLREEARNWLGGEHFSLMLGGDCSLIVGTAAAHQALYGEQAYLLVIDGHFDAMQPIATRCVGAAGMGLWFLLQDNGMWAEDTGWTAERINVLGCQQQPGENYGVDVITLAQLQTGELEQWVQSVLEKIPADAKLLIHFDVDVMDEEAMAAAYSPSKTGLSLTEAERLLAAVLRDHRVMGMEVTEFSALRDTTGECAGRLVRLLGNALATRATDASSDTLAI; via the coding sequence TTGGCGATAAAAGTTAATGTGGTTGGCATACCTCATTTTGCAGGGGCGTACGTCTCTGGGACGGAGCTCGCTCCCGATGCTTTACGAAAGGCTGGCTTGATCGGATATTTGCAACAGATGGGGTTGGATGTGCGCGACGTAGGAAATCTGACGCTTCCGGATGAGATGCCAAGGCACAATGTTCCGCCAGTTCGCAATTGGCCCGCGCCTCGGATGCTGTGGGACTTGCTGCGGGAAGAAGCGCGCAACTGGCTGGGCGGCGAACATTTCTCGCTTATGCTCGGGGGAGATTGCAGCCTGATCGTAGGGACTGCGGCAGCACATCAGGCGTTGTACGGAGAACAGGCGTATTTGTTGGTGATAGATGGTCACTTTGATGCCATGCAGCCAATCGCGACTCGCTGCGTAGGGGCAGCGGGAATGGGACTCTGGTTTTTGCTACAGGACAATGGAATGTGGGCAGAAGATACAGGGTGGACAGCCGAGCGGATCAACGTACTGGGGTGTCAGCAGCAACCGGGTGAGAATTATGGAGTAGACGTGATTACGCTGGCTCAGCTACAGACAGGTGAGCTGGAGCAATGGGTCCAGTCAGTTTTGGAGAAAATTCCGGCAGATGCGAAACTGCTCATCCATTTTGACGTAGATGTTATGGATGAAGAAGCGATGGCTGCCGCGTACTCCCCAAGCAAAACGGGCTTGTCTCTGACAGAGGCTGAGCGTTTACTAGCTGCAGTCCTGCGAGATCACCGGGTCATGGGCATGGAAGTGACGGAGTTTTCCGCTTTGCGAGATACAACGGGAGAATGTGCCGGACGTTTGGTTCGATTGCTCGGAAATGCATTGGCTACTCGCGCAACGGATGCTTCTTCTGATACACTAGCCATATAA
- a CDS encoding universal stress protein — MGEQFRRKSPEEILQSISKMHRGRLKIILGAVSGSGKTYHLLMEGQSLKKKGIDVVVGILGVATRPKLAEQLEGLEKIPAICWNAQGEERYDLNVAAIVDRDPEVVLVDGLAHRNRTEAPRLTRLDDVLYLLGHNISVIATVNIYELAGMKELAERLTKAEVRIEQCVPEDTLALADEVKLLDVTPESMLKRLAEGNIEVSQTPNPLFRRDNLQVLRELTLRFVANGVNEDLEDYREKHGMVGASGATERVLVSAQYHWNGSILVRRGQQVAKRLGGELLVVCFRSPVKKLTKEEATFRRSIGKLVDKVGGVFEERPLHRDTDVANELVVYAMDNNVTRIVMGQSKRTRWEEIWYGSVVHKILRKTRNIDILIVADRSERDGERVLPTKRSAPQTNPYRRLSEEEVQQEIGKIRRGTLKVYVGAAPGVGKTYTMLREGNELAKKGIDVVVGLLETHGRKETIEQVGHLPVIPRKRIPYKNVILEEMDTDEIIRRNPEVVLVDELAHTNVPGSVYEKRYLDVEKILAAGISVISTMNIQHLESLNDSVEQITGIRVRETVPDHILHQADEVELIDISPKALRQRMREGNIYAMEKVEQSLNHFFKTGNLIALRELALREVADDVDERLEAWERRTLRGPWRQQEVIFVCVNLRADSERLIRRGFRIAYRLKARWHVAYVQDHLPLTAEEQQQLEKLKKLTERLGGVFEQGKAASGRRVFTELVHLMNERQTTQAVIGQSARTRWKEIREGSVILRLLREVRHMDVLVVADHTPDTI; from the coding sequence ATGGGAGAGCAGTTTCGGAGAAAGTCCCCTGAAGAAATCTTGCAGTCCATTTCCAAAATGCATCGAGGGCGGTTAAAAATCATCCTCGGGGCAGTGAGCGGTTCGGGAAAAACCTATCATTTGCTGATGGAAGGACAGAGCTTGAAGAAAAAGGGGATCGATGTGGTGGTCGGCATCCTCGGGGTCGCCACTCGTCCGAAGCTGGCCGAGCAGCTCGAGGGTCTGGAGAAAATTCCGGCGATTTGCTGGAACGCGCAGGGAGAAGAGAGATATGACCTGAACGTAGCAGCCATCGTAGATCGCGATCCGGAGGTCGTACTCGTCGATGGGCTGGCTCATCGGAATCGCACGGAGGCTCCTCGGCTTACTCGCTTGGATGACGTGCTTTACCTTCTGGGTCACAATATTAGCGTCATTGCCACCGTCAATATATACGAGCTGGCTGGAATGAAGGAGCTCGCGGAGCGATTGACCAAGGCAGAAGTCCGGATTGAACAGTGTGTGCCAGAAGATACGCTCGCCTTGGCGGACGAGGTGAAGCTCTTGGACGTGACTCCCGAATCCATGCTAAAGCGGCTTGCGGAAGGCAACATCGAGGTGTCTCAAACACCAAACCCTTTGTTCCGACGTGACAATCTGCAGGTACTGCGAGAGCTGACCCTGCGTTTTGTCGCCAATGGTGTCAACGAGGATCTGGAGGACTACCGGGAAAAACACGGCATGGTCGGAGCGTCGGGCGCGACGGAACGTGTGCTGGTGTCCGCGCAGTATCACTGGAACGGGTCGATTCTGGTCAGGAGAGGCCAGCAGGTAGCCAAGCGGCTCGGCGGAGAGCTCTTGGTCGTCTGTTTCCGGTCCCCGGTGAAAAAGCTGACAAAGGAAGAAGCGACCTTTCGACGATCGATCGGCAAGCTGGTCGACAAGGTAGGAGGAGTTTTTGAAGAACGTCCGTTGCATCGGGATACGGACGTGGCAAACGAGCTGGTCGTTTATGCCATGGACAACAACGTGACTCGGATCGTCATGGGGCAGTCCAAGCGAACGCGCTGGGAAGAAATTTGGTATGGCTCAGTCGTCCACAAGATCCTGCGAAAGACGAGGAACATAGATATTTTGATCGTGGCGGACCGATCCGAGCGGGATGGTGAGCGAGTGTTGCCGACGAAAAGAAGCGCCCCGCAGACAAATCCGTATCGCCGCTTGTCCGAGGAAGAGGTACAGCAGGAGATCGGGAAAATACGGCGCGGCACGCTCAAGGTATACGTGGGAGCGGCTCCTGGCGTCGGCAAGACCTACACGATGCTCCGCGAAGGAAACGAGCTGGCGAAAAAGGGGATTGACGTTGTCGTAGGTCTGCTGGAGACGCATGGCCGCAAAGAAACGATCGAACAGGTAGGCCATCTCCCGGTTATCCCAAGAAAACGCATTCCGTACAAAAACGTGATCCTCGAGGAGATGGATACGGACGAAATCATTCGCCGTAATCCAGAAGTGGTTCTGGTCGATGAGCTGGCTCATACCAATGTGCCAGGTAGTGTATACGAAAAGCGCTATCTGGATGTGGAAAAAATTTTAGCGGCGGGAATTTCCGTGATTTCCACGATGAATATTCAACACTTGGAGAGCCTCAACGACAGCGTCGAACAGATCACAGGCATTCGCGTGCGGGAAACGGTCCCAGATCATATCCTCCATCAGGCGGACGAGGTCGAGCTGATCGATATTTCCCCAAAAGCACTTCGGCAGCGGATGCGTGAGGGAAACATTTACGCCATGGAAAAGGTGGAGCAATCGCTGAACCACTTTTTTAAAACCGGGAATCTGATCGCCCTGCGTGAGCTTGCTTTGCGGGAAGTGGCGGACGACGTAGATGAACGCCTGGAGGCTTGGGAGCGACGGACGCTGCGGGGGCCGTGGCGGCAGCAGGAAGTGATCTTTGTCTGTGTCAATTTGCGTGCAGATAGTGAAAGACTGATACGCCGTGGCTTTCGCATCGCCTACCGGCTAAAGGCACGCTGGCATGTCGCTTACGTGCAAGACCACCTGCCTTTGACTGCCGAGGAACAGCAACAGCTGGAAAAGCTGAAAAAGCTGACGGAACGGCTCGGAGGCGTCTTTGAACAAGGGAAGGCAGCGAGCGGGCGCAGGGTATTTACCGAACTGGTTCATCTGATGAACGAGAGACAAACAACCCAAGCCGTGATTGGGCAATCGGCGAGAACGAGATGGAAGGAAATTCGGGAAGGATCCGTGATATTACGGCTGCTGCGGGAAGTTCGACACATGGATGTGCTGGTCGTGGCTGATCATACACCCGACACAATATAA